A part of Candidatus Electrothrix aestuarii genomic DNA contains:
- a CDS encoding tetratricopeptide repeat protein has translation MSQYTVQLSPKAFTQRLVVQKKKFTQAVTTAMEQHDESKRERLQLMVVSLTESLTFIKQGYKQEVTCRKGALMALNKMQKMLGPALYKRAAESVCVKDSTLDAEQILDKVIGKGGKGGAFAAFHSGRLAECRMDFPRAMVRFDKAVELDGANPHYLQAAGLLARKMYQHKKSLIRFMALEKLLVRMGKDSVELAIARREVAYSAALFSQHAQADAYYKKAIASLTKLAGKDHPEMGICWYQVGLLKESQGLYEEAEEPYKKALTIMGKAGDDITLAGILDKLARLHMELEGEPDAIPLFERLLKIKKNSPAPDLAGIIIICNNIGEAYRICGKYEESEKYYKQALIVTQKLRGKAHPAVGSIYQELAKLCERQRKPDEVKKYNEMAAAIFQRVLEEQEAAAGGDNEGRLTL, from the coding sequence GTGTCGCAATATACTGTTCAGCTGTCACCAAAGGCATTTACCCAGCGCTTGGTTGTACAAAAGAAAAAATTTACCCAGGCAGTGACAACTGCTATGGAGCAACACGATGAAAGCAAAAGGGAAAGACTCCAGCTTATGGTTGTCAGCCTGACTGAATCCCTGACCTTTATTAAACAAGGCTATAAGCAAGAGGTGACCTGTCGTAAGGGTGCCCTCATGGCCCTGAATAAAATGCAGAAGATGCTGGGGCCAGCCCTTTATAAACGGGCCGCAGAAAGCGTGTGTGTCAAGGACAGCACCTTGGACGCGGAGCAAATCCTTGACAAGGTGATCGGCAAGGGAGGAAAGGGTGGAGCCTTTGCCGCCTTTCACAGTGGCCGTCTGGCAGAGTGCCGCATGGATTTTCCCCGGGCAATGGTCCGCTTTGACAAGGCAGTGGAGCTGGATGGCGCTAATCCCCATTATCTTCAGGCAGCCGGTTTGCTGGCCCGCAAAATGTATCAGCATAAAAAATCCCTGATACGCTTTATGGCCCTGGAGAAGCTACTGGTCCGGATGGGCAAAGACTCAGTGGAACTGGCCATAGCCCGCAGAGAGGTTGCCTACAGTGCTGCCCTGTTCAGCCAGCATGCACAGGCTGATGCCTATTATAAAAAGGCTATAGCAAGCCTGACAAAACTCGCTGGCAAAGATCATCCTGAAATGGGGATTTGCTGGTATCAGGTCGGGCTGCTCAAGGAAAGCCAGGGACTTTATGAAGAGGCTGAGGAACCCTATAAAAAGGCGCTGACCATAATGGGTAAGGCTGGTGACGATATAACATTGGCCGGTATCCTGGATAAATTGGCCAGACTCCACATGGAGCTGGAAGGTGAACCCGATGCCATCCCCTTGTTCGAACGCCTTTTAAAGATCAAGAAAAACTCCCCAGCCCCTGACTTGGCCGGAATCATTATCATCTGTAATAATATCGGTGAGGCCTATCGGATCTGTGGCAAGTACGAGGAATCAGAAAAATATTACAAGCAGGCCCTGATTGTGACGCAAAAGTTGCGGGGCAAGGCCCATCCGGCGGTAGGGAGTATCTATCAGGAACTGGCCAAACTCTGTGAACGGCAGCGAAAGCCGGATGAGGTGAAAAAATATAATGAGATGGCAGCTGCAATCTTCCAACGAGTCCTGGAGGAGCAGGAGGCAGCTGCCGGAGGTGATAACGAGGGACGTCTGACCTTATAA
- a CDS encoding Eco57I restriction-modification methylase domain-containing protein gives MYQQSLFEPKDNIAGLQAEFLQKKSLDDRKALGQFFTGSVVSEYMASLISKSKSKAKAVRILDAGAGTGILTVSAALRCLDLGYKTVHATLYEVDCEALPNLEQTLMIVQDTFTRQDRLFSFEIRCEDFVLARPDKEPLSRDFDISVINPPYFKCSVTKSPYAKVAADLYHGDPNIYASFMAIVMACMKEGGQMITITPRSFTNGLYFKGFRSYLLTESALDLIHIFKHRDKVFRDSHSAVLQENIICHFIKGKKQKRVTVRSSDCDANINIADEEQYPSELIIDPSNDQRIIRIPESSNEADILRLAETLPTTFERAGYFISTGRVVEHRARKYISEETNLPHSVPLYRPHNVTPLTALWTGNHKKDVSLILDEGHEKHTMKNGTFVLLKRFSSKDEKRRLVSGVHFENAHDCRVIGFGNKINYIGLSEENLTSLEAYGLAAVFNSSFMDKYFRCISGNTQVNATEIRVMRFPTRKQVKEIGKQVQEIKTSINPCEIDAIVDAVLGGNG, from the coding sequence TTGTATCAGCAATCGCTCTTTGAGCCGAAAGATAATATTGCCGGTCTTCAGGCTGAATTTTTACAAAAAAAGTCTTTAGATGATCGTAAAGCGTTAGGGCAGTTCTTTACAGGCTCCGTTGTGTCTGAGTATATGGCTTCTTTGATAAGTAAGTCGAAGAGCAAAGCCAAAGCTGTACGCATATTAGATGCCGGGGCCGGAACAGGCATACTCACGGTTTCAGCTGCCTTACGGTGTTTAGACCTTGGTTACAAAACAGTTCACGCAACGCTCTATGAAGTGGATTGTGAAGCCCTGCCGAACCTAGAGCAAACCTTAATGATCGTGCAGGATACCTTTACCCGACAAGACAGATTATTCAGCTTTGAAATACGTTGCGAAGATTTTGTTCTTGCACGCCCGGATAAAGAGCCACTTTCTCGTGATTTTGATATTTCTGTTATTAATCCTCCATACTTTAAGTGTAGTGTGACAAAGTCGCCTTATGCAAAGGTGGCGGCTGATCTTTATCATGGTGATCCGAATATTTATGCTTCCTTCATGGCTATTGTTATGGCATGTATGAAAGAGGGGGGGCAGATGATAACGATTACACCGCGTAGTTTTACTAATGGATTATATTTCAAGGGGTTCCGGTCATATTTGTTAACAGAATCGGCACTCGACCTGATACATATTTTCAAACATCGTGATAAGGTGTTCAGAGATAGCCATTCCGCAGTTCTTCAGGAAAATATTATTTGTCATTTTATTAAAGGAAAAAAGCAAAAAAGAGTTACTGTTCGTTCAAGTGACTGCGATGCCAATATCAATATCGCAGATGAAGAACAATACCCGTCTGAACTTATTATTGATCCTTCAAATGACCAGCGAATTATCCGTATCCCTGAGTCATCGAATGAAGCTGATATATTACGGCTAGCTGAAACTCTTCCAACTACTTTTGAGCGTGCTGGTTATTTCATTTCGACAGGTCGAGTCGTCGAGCATAGAGCTCGGAAGTATATTTCGGAGGAAACGAACCTGCCGCATTCCGTACCGCTTTATCGTCCTCATAATGTTACTCCGTTAACAGCACTATGGACGGGTAATCATAAAAAAGACGTGTCGCTCATTCTTGATGAAGGGCATGAAAAACATACGATGAAAAACGGGACGTTTGTTTTGTTAAAACGTTTTTCATCAAAAGATGAAAAACGTCGATTAGTTTCCGGAGTTCACTTTGAAAATGCTCATGATTGTAGAGTAATCGGTTTCGGGAATAAGATAAATTATATCGGGTTGTCTGAAGAGAATTTAACCAGCCTTGAAGCGTATGGTCTTGCAGCAGTTTTTAACTCTTCCTTTATGGATAAATATTTCAGGTGTATTTCGGGGAATACGCAGGTAAATGCTACTGAAATTAGAGTGATGAGATTTCCAACACGGAAACAGGTGAAGGAAATCGGGAAACAGGTACAAGAGATAAAGACGTCAATTAATCCTTGTGAAATTGACGCCATTGTCGATGCTGTTCTTGGGGGTAATGGATAG
- a CDS encoding RsmE family RNA methyltransferase, which translates to MRRFFYDPVVQEEEELVLVTGPEAHHIRNVLRMQVGDSAELFDGRGAVVFGEITRVSAKEVVFQVLSRQDASNDGVSLTLAQAVLKGKKMDLLVQKATELGVHTFLPVITRYCENPGKAGQQLERWQRIMLEACKQCRRPIPMQICAPVALKEIPFPEEGHRIMPWENEAGTPFSALDLGNGQPVLVLIGPEGGFHPDEVAYAEEDRFATVSLGPRILRAETAALAAVVLAQQEMGNLALR; encoded by the coding sequence ATGCGACGTTTTTTTTATGATCCGGTGGTCCAGGAAGAGGAAGAGCTGGTCCTGGTCACCGGGCCTGAGGCCCATCATATCCGTAATGTCCTGCGGATGCAGGTTGGTGACAGTGCTGAGCTTTTCGATGGCAGAGGGGCTGTGGTTTTCGGGGAGATTACTCGGGTCAGTGCGAAAGAGGTGGTCTTTCAGGTGCTGTCCCGGCAGGATGCCTCCAACGATGGCGTTTCCCTGACCCTGGCCCAGGCCGTGCTGAAGGGAAAAAAGATGGACCTGTTAGTGCAAAAGGCCACGGAACTCGGCGTCCATACCTTTCTTCCGGTGATTACCCGCTACTGTGAAAATCCGGGCAAGGCTGGGCAGCAGCTCGAACGCTGGCAGCGGATTATGCTCGAGGCCTGTAAGCAATGCCGTAGGCCGATCCCGATGCAGATTTGTGCGCCGGTTGCCCTGAAAGAAATTCCCTTTCCGGAAGAGGGACATAGGATCATGCCTTGGGAGAACGAGGCGGGGACGCCTTTTTCCGCTCTTGACTTGGGCAACGGACAGCCCGTGCTGGTGTTGATCGGGCCGGAGGGTGGTTTTCATCCTGATGAGGTTGCCTATGCAGAGGAGGACAGATTTGCAACGGTCTCGCTGGGGCCGCGTATCTTGCGGGCGGAAACTGCTGCCTTGGCTGCGGTGGTGCTGGCGCAGCAGGAGATGGGGAATCTCGCGTTGCGTTAA
- the yajC gene encoding preprotein translocase subunit YajC, with protein MIGVAYAQGAGAAGPAGGGIAQFIPLILIFIVFYFLLIRPQQKKAKEQQDFLTNLKKGDKVMTGGGVHGQITGLTDSAVTLEITDGVRIKVHRGYIAPIPPVEDKQAAPAKKG; from the coding sequence ATGATTGGAGTCGCCTACGCACAGGGAGCAGGAGCCGCAGGACCAGCTGGAGGAGGTATTGCCCAGTTTATCCCGCTCATCCTGATCTTTATTGTTTTTTATTTTCTGCTTATTCGTCCGCAGCAAAAGAAGGCCAAGGAGCAGCAGGATTTTCTCACCAACCTGAAAAAAGGGGATAAGGTGATGACCGGAGGCGGTGTCCACGGGCAAATCACTGGCTTAACCGACAGCGCCGTGACCCTGGAGATCACGGACGGGGTCCGGATCAAGGTCCATCGCGGCTATATTGCTCCCATTCCCCCGGTGGAAGACAAGCAGGCCGCCCCAGCGAAAAAAGGGTGA
- a CDS encoding DUF1566 domain-containing protein has product MRVFFLILCCMFFVATTHATQICKPTSIPASTPDSQLIDNLDGTITDSKTGLMWKQCLEGAEKDNCKTSSPSNFTWQGALQQPGAINAKGGFAGYKDWRLPNIDELHSIVEEQCSDPAINLTRFPNTPSSALWSESLDAGNSGGAWGVIFSNGLSNIYPCGFNYAVRLVRGGQ; this is encoded by the coding sequence ATGCGAGTATTTTTCTTGATACTCTGCTGCATGTTTTTCGTCGCAACCACCCATGCTACTCAGATTTGCAAACCGACGTCCATTCCGGCCTCAACCCCGGACAGTCAGCTGATTGACAACCTTGATGGCACAATCACGGACAGTAAAACCGGCCTGATGTGGAAGCAATGCCTTGAAGGGGCTGAGAAAGATAACTGCAAGACCAGCTCGCCAAGTAACTTCACATGGCAGGGGGCTTTGCAGCAGCCTGGTGCAATCAATGCCAAGGGCGGTTTTGCTGGCTACAAGGACTGGCGGCTGCCTAATATCGACGAGCTGCACTCCATCGTCGAGGAGCAATGCTCTGATCCTGCAATTAATCTTACCCGTTTCCCAAATACGCCGAGTTCAGCTCTCTGGTCCGAGTCTCTGGATGCTGGCAATTCGGGTGGCGCGTGGGGAGTCATTTTCTCTAATGGCCTTTCCAACATCTACCCCTGCGGCTTTAACTATGCGGTCCGCCTGGTGCGCGGCGGACAGTGA
- the tgt gene encoding tRNA guanosine(34) transglycosylase Tgt, with amino-acid sequence MPAKNAVLSPYTLLHQSSECPARCGQVQTLHGSFETPIFMPVGTLGTVKAVTPENLEELGAQIILGNTYHLFIRPGHELVRSFGGLHGFMHWDKPILTDSGGFQIFSLKELAKITEEGATFRSHMDGAKLFLSPEKAVEVQEALGSDIMMVLDTCIPYPATYDEAQKATALTARWAKRSRDAQTNTGQLLFGILQGGMYPELRKPAAEELIEIGFDGYAMGGLSVGEPKELMHEMLDASVHLLPDSHPKYLMGVGTPEDLVEGVFRGVDMFDCVMPTRNARNGMLFTSQGRVVIKNSQYREDHRSLDEQCTCYTCRHYSRAYLRHLFQCREILAYQLNSIHNLHYYCTLMADMRQAIAEDRFLDFRRKFYAQRESPQ; translated from the coding sequence ATGCCAGCAAAAAATGCCGTTTTATCACCGTATACCCTTCTGCATCAGTCAAGCGAATGTCCGGCCCGTTGCGGGCAGGTGCAAACCCTGCACGGAAGCTTTGAAACCCCTATCTTTATGCCGGTTGGAACCTTGGGGACGGTCAAGGCGGTGACCCCGGAAAACCTGGAAGAACTCGGGGCCCAGATCATCCTGGGCAACACCTATCATCTTTTTATTCGTCCCGGTCATGAGTTGGTGCGCAGCTTTGGCGGGCTGCACGGTTTCATGCATTGGGATAAGCCTATCCTTACCGATTCCGGTGGGTTTCAGATATTCAGCTTGAAGGAGCTGGCCAAAATCACCGAAGAAGGAGCTACCTTTCGTTCTCATATGGACGGGGCCAAGCTTTTCCTCAGTCCGGAAAAGGCGGTTGAGGTCCAGGAGGCCTTGGGCTCAGATATTATGATGGTTTTGGATACCTGCATTCCCTATCCTGCCACCTATGACGAGGCCCAGAAAGCCACCGCTCTGACGGCTCGCTGGGCCAAACGAAGTCGGGATGCCCAGACAAATACCGGCCAGTTACTGTTCGGTATTCTGCAAGGGGGGATGTACCCGGAGCTTCGCAAACCAGCGGCAGAGGAACTGATCGAAATTGGTTTTGATGGCTATGCAATGGGGGGCCTCTCCGTGGGCGAACCCAAAGAGCTGATGCACGAGATGCTGGATGCCTCGGTGCATCTGCTGCCGGATAGCCATCCTAAGTATCTCATGGGGGTTGGCACGCCGGAGGATCTGGTTGAGGGTGTCTTTCGGGGCGTGGATATGTTTGATTGCGTTATGCCCACCCGCAATGCCCGCAATGGAATGCTCTTTACTTCCCAGGGCAGAGTTGTTATAAAAAACAGTCAATATCGGGAAGATCACCGGTCCTTGGATGAGCAGTGTACCTGTTATACCTGTCGTCATTATTCCCGGGCCTATCTGCGTCATCTTTTTCAATGCCGGGAGATCCTGGCCTATCAGTTGAATAGCATTCATAACCTGCATTATTACTGCACATTGATGGCTGATATGCGTCAGGCCATTGCGGAAGATCGCTTTTTGGATTTTCGGCGGAAATTTTATGCCCAGCGGGAGAGCCCACAGTAA
- a CDS encoding ISAzo13 family transposase has product MDEKYPNIHKVFLSIIKEHTAGCPMNDDIRWTYLTHHEIVEKLAKKKIFISSPTVADLLKFHGFKKRKMSQCKTIKDVENRDEQFINIERLRNIYTQAGEPVVSVDSKKKEPFGSLYREGEVYSTSSPEVYDHSFASLQTGLSVPHGIFDINKNKACVNIGLSRDTAEFFYDSMVLWWETYGKIEYPDARKLLILCDGGGSNGCRHYVFKEAVQKLANTLGLSIRIAHYPAYCSKYNPIEHRVFPHITRALSGVVLDSVQTVKSLIESRAKTKKGLETYVNIVDKIYETGKKASELFMENMPIVFDQFLPKWNYKAVPVF; this is encoded by the coding sequence ATTGATGAGAAATATCCCAATATTCACAAGGTTTTTCTGTCGATAATTAAAGAACATACCGCTGGATGCCCGATGAATGATGACATTCGCTGGACGTATCTAACCCACCACGAAATTGTCGAAAAATTAGCGAAGAAAAAAATCTTTATTAGCTCTCCCACTGTTGCTGATTTACTCAAGTTTCATGGCTTTAAAAAGCGTAAAATGAGCCAATGCAAGACAATCAAAGATGTTGAAAACAGAGATGAACAATTCATAAATATAGAGAGACTACGTAATATCTACACCCAAGCAGGAGAACCAGTTGTCAGTGTTGACAGCAAGAAAAAGGAACCGTTTGGCAGTTTGTATCGAGAAGGTGAAGTCTATTCAACAAGTTCCCCTGAAGTATATGATCATAGCTTTGCTTCCTTGCAAACCGGTTTATCCGTACCTCATGGCATTTTTGATATCAATAAAAATAAAGCATGTGTTAACATAGGGTTGTCTCGCGATACCGCCGAGTTTTTCTATGACAGTATGGTTTTGTGGTGGGAGACTTATGGAAAGATTGAGTACCCTGATGCTAGAAAATTGTTAATTCTTTGTGATGGTGGTGGTTCAAATGGTTGCAGACATTATGTTTTCAAGGAAGCTGTGCAAAAATTAGCCAATACGCTTGGTCTTAGTATTCGTATTGCCCATTATCCGGCCTATTGCTCAAAATATAACCCCATAGAACACAGGGTTTTCCCTCATATAACCAGAGCGTTATCCGGTGTTGTCCTGGATAGTGTACAGACAGTGAAATCTTTGATTGAGAGTAGGGCAAAAACAAAAAAAGGTTTAGAAACCTACGTGAATATAGTGGATAAAATCTACGAAACGGGCAAAAAGGCGTCGGAGTTGTTTATGGAGAATATGCCTATCGTTTTTGACCAGTTCCTGCCGAAATGGAATTATAAGGCCGTGCCAGTTTTTTGA